From the genome of Vicia villosa cultivar HV-30 ecotype Madison, WI linkage group LG2, Vvil1.0, whole genome shotgun sequence, one region includes:
- the LOC131646915 gene encoding uncharacterized protein LOC131646915: MVGSCSRGSSVDSVSHQVLPRCGCDRPMKMWVSNTVQNRNRKFWKCRNAGTGNSCELFLWDDENGDSIKGNTVIHPCCKKCEVLQIQLESATKKVVKLKIKLEAQKRKTLQIQIVIFMCCLIVGLLYNFM, encoded by the exons ATGGTGGGAAGCTGCTCTCGAGGAAGCAGTGTTGATTCCGTGTCCCATCAAGTGTTGCCCAGATGCGGCTGCGATAGACCCATGAAGATGTGGGTCTCCAACACAGTTCAAAACCGGAATCGAAAGTTCTGGAAATGTCGCAATGCTGGG ACTGGCAATAGTTGCGAATTGTTCTTATGGGATGATGAAAATGGAGACTCCATCAAAGGCAATACAGTGATTCATCCATGTTGCAAGAAGTGTGAGGTACTTCAAATTCAGTTGGAATCAGCGACAAAGAAAGTGGTAAAATTGAAGATTAAGCTTGAAGCCCAGAAAAGGAAAACTTTGCAGATCCAGATTGTTATATTTATGTGTTGTTTGATAGTTGGTTTATTGTATAATTTCATGTAA
- the LOC131650171 gene encoding S-protein homolog 29-like: MAMSHFIPKLMLLCMLMLLYVDDIVGTHVNVTNSLKGNLNLTLHCRSGDPGSHDLGVHVLKPGTTFGWNTSFEVDGRYYPCKFQWNSETHYYVIYRVDRDLSTCRYNCNWNITESGPCKVLSSNKLVCDSWDP, from the coding sequence atggcaATGTCACATTTCATCCCAAAGTTGATGTTATTGTGTATGTTGATGttgttatatgttgatgatattgttggAACACATGTGAATGTTACCAACTCTTTGAAAGGAAACTTAAATTTAACCCTTCATTGCAGATCGGGAGATCCAGGGAGTCATGATCTTGGAGTTCATGTTCTTAAACCTGGTACTACTTTTGGTTGGAATACTAGTTTTGAAGTTGATGGAAGATATTACCCCTGCAAATTTCAATGGAATAGTGAAACACATTATTATGTTATATATAGAGTTGATAGAGATCTATCAACTTGTAGATATAATTGTAATTGGAATATTACAGAATCAGGGCCATGTAAGGTTCTATCTTCCAATAAATTGGTTTGCGATTCTTGGGATCCATAG